ACAGCGCGTAGACCGCGAGCGACATCACCTCCAGCGAGATGAAGACGACGATCAGGTCCGTCGCCTGGGCGAGCAAGCACATTCCCGCCGCGGAGAAGAGGGAGAGCGCATAGAACTCTCCTCGCGTCGCGTGGAGCGACTCGAGATACGAAAAGGCGACGATGCAGGAGAGCAGGAGCGCCCCGCAGACCACCGCCGCGACCACGCGCCCGAATCCGTCGCTGACCGCGGCGCCGGAGAACAGCGGCACCGCGGGATCGCCCATCTGGGCGACCGCTGCCCACAGGCCCCCTGCGGCGAATGCGGCCGCCACCCATGCCTGGTAACGCCTGTCGGGCGGAGACTCGGCCGCCTGCGGCTTCGCGTCGGATCCCGGCGGGAGCGAGCGTTGCGCGGCTTCGGCGAGCCCGGGGGACGGCCCCAGCACCGCCGGCTTCACGGTCCGCAGGAAGACCTCGCTGGTCAAGAGCAGCAGCGCACCGATGCTCAGGATCAACGCCGGCAGCACACCGTAGAGGTCGTTCGGGTCGAAGTTCATCGCCCGAGCTCCGCCTTGCGCACTGGCCGCTCGGCGCGGGTCACACGCTGCACGAAAGCGTCGACCGGCTCCTTGATGGCGGTGAGCAGCGGCTGCGGCGCGAATCCGATGGCGACGATGGCGATGAGCAGCGGCGCGAGCGTGAACCACTCCCGCACCGTCAGGTCGGCGAGGCCGTGTGCCGCGGCCTTCCTCGGGGGCCCGAAAAACACGCGCTGGTACATCCACAGCATGTACACGGCGCCGAGAATGACGCCGGTAGCGCCGACGACCGCGAGCGGCACCGCCCCGCGGAGGACCTTCGACGTGAACGTGCCGATCAGGACGAGGAACTCGCCGACGAAGCCGTTGGTGCCCGGGAGGCCGATGGACGACAGCGTCACGATCAGGAAGGTGGCTGCGATCGCCGGAGTCACGCCGGCGAGGCCCCCGTACGCCGCCAGATCGCGGGTGTGCGTACGCTCGTAGAGGATGCCGATCATCAGGAACAGCGCGCCGGTGGAAATTCCGTGGTTCACCATCTGCAGCACGGCGCCGCTGACCGCCTCCGGCGTCAGCGCGGACAGACCGAGCATCACGAACCCGAGGTGGGCGACCGATGAGTACGCGATCAGGCGTTTCAGATCCGTCTGCGCCATGCACATGAACGAGCCGTAGACGATCCCGATCACGCCCAGGACGGCCACCGCGGGCGCCCAGGCCAGCGCCGCCTGCGGGAACAGAGGCATCGCGTACCGGATGAACCCGAAGGTCCCCATCTTCAGCATGACGCCGGCGAGGATGATGGAGCCGGCGGCGGGCGCTTCGGTGTGAGCGTCCGGCAGCCAGGTGTGCAGCGGCCAGATCGGCACCTTGATGGCGAAGGCCAGCGCGAAGGCGAGGAACAGCCACCGCTGCGTGGAAGCGTCCACCATCCCGGCATTGAGCAGGTCGACGTAGTCGAAGCTCTTCCGCCCCGAGTTGCTCCAGAGCCAGAAGATGGCGAGCAGCATCAGCACCGAGCCGATGAAGGTGAAGAGGAAGAACTTCACCGCGGCGTAGATCCGGCGCTCGCTCCCCCACATCCCGATCAAGAGGTACATCGGGATCAGCATCGCTTCCCAGAAGACGTAGAAGAGCACCAGGTCCAGCGCCGCCAGCGTGCCCAGCATCGCCGTCTCCAGGAGCAGGAGCGAGATGCAGTACACCTTGACCCGCTCCTGGATGTACTTCCACGAGCTGAGCACGACGATGGGACCGAGGAGGGCGGTGAGGAGGAAGAGGAGCAGCGCCACCCCGTCGAGCCCGACGTGATAGCTGAACCCCAACGCCGGGGCCCACTCGCTCTTCTGTTCGAACGCGTACCGCCCCGGTGCGGCCCGGAATCCCGTCCAGAGCGGGATCGAGAGCAGGAACGTGAACAGGCTGAAGAGGAAGGCGATGCCCTTGTGCTGCCCGCCTTCGCCGCGCGGCAAGAGCGCGACCAGGACGGCGCCGAGCACCGGGAGGAAGGTGACGATCGTCAACAGATGGGCCTGGATGAATTCCATCAGCCCCTCACCAGGAAGACGTAGAGCAGCGCCGCAACGCCGAGCGCAGTGACCGCCGCGTACCGCTGGACGTCGCCGTTCTGGAACCTGCGCGCCATCGCGGAGATCCAGGCGATGAGCGAGGGAATCCCGTTCACGAACAGGCCGTCGATGATCGTCGCGTCGACGAATCGCCAGAGGCCGCGGGCGAGCGCCCAGATCGGACGCACGACGGCCCAACCGTAGAGCTCGTCGACGTAGAGCTTGTTGGCGAGGGCGCGGCGCAAGCCGCGGACGCGCGAGGTGAGCAACTCGTCGCCGGCGAGTCCGCGCTTGAAATAGAGCGCGTAGGCGCCGGCCCAGCCCGCCCACCCGACGATCAGCGCGATGCCGTAGCCGAGATATGGCGCGAACTCCTCGGGCGCGCCGCCGCGCGGCCGCGAGAACACGCCTTCGGTAAAGTGCTCCCACGTCCATCCCTGCAACGCGGTGCCGTGCACCCACGACTGCGGCAGGCCGAGCACGAGGCCGACCACGGACAGGCCGGCCAGGATCCAGAGCGGCAGCGTCATCACCGAGGGACTCTCGTGAGGGTGGACGCTCTCGGGGCCGCGATACTCGCCGGAGAAGGTGAGGAAATAGCAGCGCCACATGTAGAAGCTGGTGAGGAAGGCGGAGAAGGATCCTACGGCGTAGATCAGCGGCCCGAGGAAAGTCAGGTGCGGTCCGGAGTACCCCAGGGTCAAGAAGCCGAACGCGCGCGTGTGCAGCGCCTGGCCGAGGATCTCGTCCTTCGAGAAGAAACCCGAGATGGGGAGGATGCCGGTGATGGCGATGGTGGCGATCAGGAACGTCGTCCGCGTGGATGGCATGTATCTGCGCAGCCCGCCCATGCGCTGGATGTCCTGCTCGCCTTGCAGCCCGTGGATCACCGCCCCGGAGCCGAGGAAGAGGCAGGCCTTGAAGAAGGCGTGCGTGACCAGGTGCATCGTGCCGGCGAAGAATGCGCCGACGCCGACGCCGATGAACATGAACCCGAGCTGGGACACGGTGGAGTAGGCGAGCACCTTCTTGATGTCGTTCTGCGACGTCGCGATCAGCGCGGACCAGATGGCGGTGAGCACACCGACCACCGCGACCACGGCCATGATCCCCGGCGCCGACACGTAGAGGTGGCTGAGCCGCGCGACCATGTACACGCCGGCCGTCACCATCGTGGCGGCGTGGATCAGCGCCGAGACCGGCGTTGGACCAGCCATCGCGTCCGGGAGCCAGATGTAGAGGGGAAGCTGCGCGCTCTTTCCCGTGGCGCCGATGAACAGGCAGAGGGCCGCGATCGACGCGACACCGAGCGGCAGCGCCGCGGAATTCACCTGCGCGAACCCGACGCTGCCGATCTGGTTGAAGAGGATGAAAATCCCGATCAGGAACCCGAAATCCCCGATCCGGTTGACGATGAACGCCTTGCGCCCCGCGTAGGCCTTCTCCTCGTCGGTGAACCAGAACCCGATCAACAGGTAGCTGCAGAGGCCTACGCCCTCCCAGCCGACGAACATCGCGACCAGGTTGTCGCCGAGGATCAGCGTGAGCATCGCGGCGACGAACAGGTTCAAATACGAGAAGTACCGCCAATACCCGGGATCCTCGTCCATGTAGCCTACGGAGTAGACGTGGATGAGGAATCCGACGCCGGTCACCACCAGGGTCAGCGCTCCGGACAGCCGGTCGAACGTGAACGCCATGTCCACGCGCAACGACCCCGCCGAGAACCAGTTGAAGGCGAGCTCGTGGAAGAGCTGAACCTGTTCGCCGAGCCCCATGAACGCGCGCAGGCCGACGAGGAACGAGAGCAGCACCGAGGCCAGCGCCACCGCGTAGACCCAGCCCTTGGGGAGCCACTTGCCGGCCAAGCCACAGACGGCGGCGCCGATCAGGGGCAGCAGCGGGACGAGGTGCAGCCAGGTGACTTCCACTCTTCGGCTCCTAGAGCTTCAGCGTGTCGAACTCGTCGACGTTGACGGAAGTGCGGCTGCGGAAGACGGCGATGATGATGGCCAATCCGACGGCAGCCTCGGCAGCCGCCGTGGCGATGACGAAGAACGCCGCCGCGTGCCCGGAGAGGAAGCTTCCCATCGGCGGGTTCGGCACCAGCGGAAAGCGCGAGAACGCCAGGAACGTGAGGTTGACCGCGTTGAGCATCAGCTCGATGCTCATCAGCACGATGATCGCGTTGCGCCGCAGGACCACACCGGCGGCGCCGAGGGCGAACAGCAGCGCGGCCAGGACGAGGTAGTGCTGGGCCTGGTGGGCGTGGAAGAAGTCCATCAGATCTTCCCTTTGGCCACCACCACCGCTGCGACCACCGCCACGAGCAACAGGAGCGAGGTGATCTCGAACGGCAGCACCGAGGCGAGATAGAGCGTCCGCCCCACCGCCTTCACCCCGCCGAATCCGGCGACGACCATCGCGTTGTCGCGCACGGGACCGCCGGGATAAGCGGGGCCGAGCGCCCGCCAGGCGATCACGCCGGCGCCGGCCACGACCGCGGCCACGCCGATCGCCTTCCACGCCGTCCAGCGCGCCTCGCCCAGCTCCTCCTCCTTCAGGTTGAGGAGCATGATCACGAAGACGAACAGCACCATCACCGCGCCGGCGTAGACGAGGATCTGGAGGATGGCGATCAGGTGCGCGGCGAGCAGGACGTAGATGCCGGAGAGGAAGAAGAAGCAGCCGACCAGCGAGAGCGCGCCGTAGATCGGGTTGCGGCGGAAGATCACCTGCGCCCCGGCGAGCAGCACTCCGATGGCGAACAGGTAGAAGAGGATTGCCTCGGCCACGTCAGCCTCGCACCAGCGCGTCGAAATCGCCGCGGAACTTCTCGATGTAGCTCTTCGCGGGCATGGCGGCCCCGTCGGCCAGCGCGCAGATGGTCTTCATCTCCATCTGACGCGCGATCTGGTGGACGTTGTCGACGTCCTGTTTCTCGCCCCTGCCGGCGACGATCTTGTCGAGGAGCCGCGAGAGCCAGGCGGTGCCTTCGCGACAAGGGGTGCACTGGCCGCAGCTCTCGTGGGAAAAGAAATGCATGAGATTGGCGAGCGCCTGCGCCATGTTCACGGACTGATCGAGGTAGACGACCGCTCCCGACCCCGCCATCGTCTTCTTCGCCTTCAGGGTATCGAAATCGCTGGCCCACTCCGCCTCGGCGGCGGTCATGATCGCCGACGAGGCCCCACCCGGGATGATGGCCTTCAGCGTCGATCCCTCGCGCATGCCACCGCAGTACTCGTCGAGCAGCGCCTTGAAACTGATGCCCATCGGGGCCTCGTACACGCCCGGCTTCTTCACGTGGCCGCTCACCGCGTAGAGCCGGGTCCCACCGTTCTTCGGCGTCAGTCCGATCCGGCTGAACTCGTCTCCGCCCATGGTGAGGATGGGGGGCATGTTCGCCAGGGTTTCGACGTTGTTCACCGCCGTAGGCTGCTTGAATAGACCGCCCCCGGCGTTCGCGGGAAACGGCGGCTTCAGCCTCGGATAGCCCTTGCGGCCCTCGAGCGATTCGAGCAGCGCCGTCTCCTCGCCGCAGATGTACGCGCCGGCGCCGAAGACCGCGTGCACTTCCAGATCAAATCCGGAGCCGAGGATGTTCTTTCCGATGAAGCCGGCCGCGCGCGCCTCCTCGACGGCCTTCTCCAGCCGCGCCATGGCGCTCTCGCGGAACTCGCCGCGGCAGTAGACGTAGCTCGCGTGGCAGTCGATCGCGTAGCACCCGATGATCAGGCCTTCGACGAACAGGTGCGGGCTCCGCAACAGGATCTCGCGGTCCTTGAAGGTTCCCGGCTCGCCCTCGTCGGCGTTCACCACCAGGTACTTGGGAAAGCTCGTCTCCTTGCGGACGAAGTTCCACTTCATTCCGGTCGGGAATCCCGCGCCGCCGCGACCGCGCAGGTTCGACTTCACCACCTCGTCGACGATCTGCTGCGGCTGCATCTTGAGCGCCTTCGGAAGCGCCTGGTACCCGCCGCCGCCGCGGTACGTGTCGAAGGACCAGCTCTGCGGCTTGTCCCAATCCGCGGTGAGGATCTTCGGGCCGGTCATCGCTTCGGCTCCGCGCTGCCCGCCATCGCTTTTCCTGGGCGCTCGCGCAGCTCCTGGATCAGCGCCTGGAGCGAGTCCGGCGTGACGGTCTCCACGAAGGTGAAGTTGTTGACCAGCACGGCCGGCGCTCCGCCGCAGGCGGCGAGGCAGGCCACTTCCTCCAGCGAAAAGTGCCCGTCAGGGGTGGTCTGGCCGGGCCGGATGCCGAGGATCTCCGAGCACTGCCGCAGAACGTTTTCGGATCCCATCGCCCAGCAGGAGATCGAGTTGCAGACGCCGATGTGATGCCGGCCGACAGGCCGCAGCCGGTACATCGTGTAGAACGTCGCCACTTCGCGGACGCGGACGGGCGGGACGTCCATGCGAAACCCGACGTACGCCATCGCCTGTTCGGAGAGCCAGCCGAGCTCGTCCTGCGCGAGATGCAGGGCGGCGAGCAGCGCGGCCTTGCGGCGCCCGGACGGATACTTCGCGATTGCCCGTTCGAGTCCCGCATCGAAGCGCTGCTGCTGCTCGGCCGTGAACGGACTCTCCACCGGGCCCGTCTGCGTTCCGAGGGCAATCATTGCGGCGCGGACGTGTATGGCGTGCGCGGGGGGGTGTCAACTGTACAGTCTCGGAATTAGCCGCTAAGCCGCCTCCGGCGGCCGCGGCTAAGCCGCCTTCGGCGGTCCGACCAAGCCGCACCTTTCGGTGCGGCAGCGGCTAGCGCAAGTCGAGAACGCGCAGCGAAGCGAGCGCCGCCAGCGTCCCGAGCACTTCGTTCTCCGGCTTGCCGGCGACCTTCACCAGATCCGCGACGGTGCGGTTGCCATCGCAGCGCGGCAAAAGGTGCGCTTCCCAGGCCTGCAGCTCCACGTCGCTGAGGTTGAACGAAGGCTCCTGGCTCGGGGTCGGCCGCGCCGACTGCGGCATCAGCCGCTTGAGCCGCTCCGGCTTGTAGAGCTTCTTCACCCCTCGCATGATCAGGTTCGCCGGATGGATGTCGAGCTTGATCGCCTCCTTCCGCGCGCGCGCCTGGAAAGAAAGCGTGAAGATGCCCTCCTCCCAGGCGAAGACCGAATAGAGGATGCTCTTGATCTGCTGGCCGACGTAGTAGAGGCGCTCTTCTTCGTTGAGCGCGCCCATCTCGATGAGGACGTCGCCGGTACGCTTGCTGCCCGACGCTTCTTCCGCGGCCTGCTTGAGGGTCTGCTCGTCGATCTTCCCTGCCCGGACCAGGAACTGGCCGAGCCGGTCGGCGACCAGGTTCGAGAGCGCGAACACCGGGAACCCGCTCTCGAAGAAGATGATCTTCTTCACCTGTCCCTTCATCAGGCCGAGCTCGCCGGTCTCCTTCGCGTTGTAGAACGCCGCGAGCAGATGAGGCAGATTGTCCTTCAGGTCCCCGCGGCGGATTCCATCCTTCTCCGCCAGCGGCTGCAGGATCGGCTCCGGTTCGGACGCCCGCGCGATAGGACCCGTGTTCACCTGCGCGGCGCGCACCCTTGGCTGGCGCCCCGGCTCCCCGCGCATCCGCGCGACCTGTTCGCGGTTCATCGGCCTGAGCTGCAGGGGCGAGGTTCCCTGCATCGACCCGGATTTGAGATCGATGCGGGCGGTCAGCTGCATGGCCTCCGCCGCCTCCGCCACCTGTGGTCCCGACTCCACGTCGAAGGCCATCCGCTCTTGGCCCCGGCCCGAGACGGGAACGGCCTTGCGCACTGCGTCGAGCAGCGCGCTGCGCTCGAATGGCTTCTCGAAGAAGGCCAACGCGCCGTACTTGTGCAGCGCCGTATCCGCCGCCTTGCCACCCTTGTGGACGCCGGACATGAACACGAACGGCACGCGCAGGCGTTTGAGCGCCTCGGCTACCTCGTACCCCATGAGATCAGGCAGCAGGACGTCCAGGACGGCGAGGGCCGGCTTCTGCTTCCGCGCCAGATCCAGCGCGGTCCGGCCGCGCGACGCCGTCTGGACCAGGTACCCGGCTTCCTCGAAGGCGGATGAAAGAAGAGTGAGCAGCTCCGGATTGTCGTCCACCACGAGGATGCGGGGAGCAGACACCCATCGAGCCTACGATGCGTTTCCGGCTGCGGCAAGCATGGCACGTCCCGGGCGGCGGACGGTTGATCCCCTCGGAACGGAATGTTAAGCAGGCTCGCTTTTTCCATCTGCTCGGAGGCGACCATGCGTCGCATGTCCGCGAAATTCCTCCGCCATCGGCTGCAAGAAGGAGCAGCAGGGCGGCGGAAACGTGGGTGCCGCTGATACAGGAGTCATCAAGGTCGGTGAAGTTGGCTCGATGACCGGCACCGAAGCAACGTTCGGCACCTCCAGCGACCGCGGCATCCAGCTCGCGGTCACCGAGGTCAACTCCCAAGGGGGAATCAAGGGCCGGCAGGTGCAGGTGATCGCCCTCGACGACGAAGGAAAACCCGAGGAAGCGGCCACCGCCGCCACGCGCCTGATCTCCAGCGAGCACGTGACCGCGCTGCTCGGCGAGGTCGCCTCGACGCGCTCGTTGTTCATGGCGCCGAAGGCGCAGGCGGCGAAGGTGCCGATGGTCTCTCCCTCCTCGACCAACGAGAAGGTCACCGCCGTCGGCGACTACATCTTCCGCGCCTGCTTCATCGACCCGTTCCAGGGCTACGTGATGGCGAAGTTCGCCACCGAGACGCTGAAGCTGAAGAAGGCCGCCATCCTTCGCGACGTGCGCAACGATTACTCCGTCGGGTTGGCAAAGGTCTTCAACGACAACTTCACGAAGATGGGCGNNNNNNNNNNNNNNNNNNNNNNNNGACTTCAAGGCGCAGCTCACCAACATCAAGGGCGCCGCGCCGAACGCCCTCTACGTTCCCGGCTACTACACCGACGTCGGCCTGATTGCCCGACAGGCGCGCGAGGTGGGCCTCACCGTCCCGCTGCTGGGCGGCGACGGCTGGGACAGCGAGAAGCTCTACGAGATCGGCGGCGCGGCGCTGGAAGGCAGCTTTTTCTCCAATCACTATTCCGTCGACGACCCGAGCCCGCGCATCCAGGAGTTCGTCACCAAGTTCAAGAAGGCCTACGGCGGCCAGGTGCCGGACTCTCTGGCCGCGCAGGCCTACGACGCGGCCGGAATGCTCTTCGACGCGATGAAGCGGGCCAAGGACCTGACCGGCCCTTCCATCCGCGAGGCGCTGGCGCAGACCAAGGACTACAGAGGCGTGACGGGCGACATCACCATGGACGAGAAGCGCAACGCCACCAAGCCCGCGGTGGTGCTCCGGGTCGGCAAGGGCGGCAAGTACGAGTTCTCCGGCCGCATCCAGCCCGAGGGCGTGAAGGAGACCAACCCGGCGGAGGCGCCGCGCGCGACGCCCGACTCGCCGAAGAAGACCGAGGGCAACACGGCGCCCAACGCGGCGCCGGGAACCATTCCGACGCCGACGCAAACGCCTCCGGTCGGCGCCACCACCGGCGCGCAGAGCGCCGCCAACACCGGGCAGCCGCAGGGCGTGCCCGCGGGCGAGCATTCGAAGAAGTAAAGCGTGATCGACTTCCTGCAGCGCCTCGTCGACGGAGTGTCGCTCGGCGCGATCTACGCGTTGATCGCGCTCGGCTACACGATGGTGTACGGCGTGCTGCAGCTGATCAACTTCGCGCACGGCGACGTCTTCATGCTCGGCGCGATGATGGGCTGGTACATGTCGGCGGTGTGGACGGGCGAGTCGCGCAATCCCAGCATCTTCGGGGCGCTCGCGGTGACCCTCTTCGCCATGGTGGCCTGCGGCGCCGTCGGCCTTCTCATCGAGCGGCTCGCTTATCGCCCCCTGCGCGGGTCGCCGCGGCTGAACGCGCTGATCACCGCCATCGGCGTCAGCTTCTTCCTCGAATACGGGGGCCAGTTCCTCTTCGGTCCCAACCCGCGTGCGTTCGGCGTGCTCCCGCACCGGCCCGCCACGGTGGTCGCCGGCATCTCCATCGGCTACGTCGATCTCGTCACCATCGCCACCAGCGTGGTGCTGATGATCGTCCTGCAACGGATCGTGTTCCACTCCCGCATCGGCACCGCCATGCGCGCGGTCTCCTGGAACCCGTCGGTGGCCGCGCTGATGGGCGTGAACATCGACTTGATCATCAGCTTCACCTTCGGGCTGGGGTCGGTACTGGCGGCAGTCGCCGGCGTGCTCTACGCGTCGAAGTACCCGAGCGTCCATCCCTTGATGGGGCTGATGCCGGGCCTCAAGGCTTTCGTCGCCGCGGTGCTGGGCGGCATCGGCAACGTTCCTGGCGCCATGCTGGGAGGTCTGTTGCTCGGCCTCGCCGAGCAGCTCGTCTCCGGGTACACCAGCTCCTCCTGGCGCGACGCGGTCGCTTTCGGAATCCTCATTCTCATCCTGCTGGTGAAGCCCTCCGGCCTCCTCGGCCGCGGAGCCGCGGAGAAGGTCTGATGCCTTTCTTCGGCGGGAGCGCGCTCAGGCGAACGGGAAAGGCGCTGCGCAGCTGGCTGCCGTTCTTCGTCGCCATTCCCTTCCTGGTCCTGATCGAGCAGGAGATCGAGCTCAATCCGGCGCTGCGGCTCGAATACGCGTTCCAGAACATCAACCACATCGGGATCGCCGTCATCCTCGCCGTATCGCTGAATTTGGTGAACGGCCTGACCGGCCAGTTCTCCATCGGGCACGCCGGCTTCATGGCGGTGGGCGGATACGTCAGCGCGGTGCTGCTGATGCGCGGTCCGCAGGAAGATCCCTACCGGATCTTCTTCATCATCTCCGCCCTGGCGGGCGCAACGGCCGCGGCGGTCGCCGGGTGGATCGTCGGAAAACCTTCGCTGCGACTGCGCGGCGACTACCTCGCCATCGTCACCCTCGGGTTCGGCGAGATCATCCGGGTGATCATCGAAAACACTCCCTTCTTCGGCGGCGCCATCGGGCTCTCGCCCATTCCTCATCGCGCCGACTTCGCCTGGATCTGGGCGGTCGCCATCGCCACCATCCTCATCGCCAAGCGGCTCCGCGATTCGACGCACGGGCGCGCCTTTCTCTCGGTGCGCGAGGACGAGGTGGCGGCAGAGGCGATGGGCATCGACACCACCGGCTACAAGGTGCGCGCGTTCGTCATCAGCGCCTTCTTCGCCGGCATCGCTGGAGCGCTCAGTGGGGCGTTCGAAGGGAACCTGGCGCCCCAGAGCTTCACCTTCGTCCGCAGCTTCGAAGTGGTGGCCATGGTCGTGCTCGGCGGCATGGGGTCGATCACCGGCTCCACCATCGCGGCGGCCGTGCTCACCCTGCTGCCCGAGTACCTTCGCGCCGTGGCGAATCTGCGGATGGTCATCTACTCGATCGCGCTGATCGCCCTGATGCTGCTGCGGCCGCGCGGCCTGCTCGGAACGCGCGAGATCTGGGACTGGTGGCGCAAGCGCCGGGCGCCGCGCCCTGGCGGAAGCCGCGAGGCGAGCGAGGCGCTCATCGACGTCCGCAACGCCACGATTCGCTTCGGCGGCCTGACGGCCGTGAGCGACTTTTCGCTGGAGGTGAAGCCGCGCGAGCTGGTGGCCCTGATCGGGCCGAACGGGGCCGGCAAGACGACGGTGTTCAACCTGCTCACCGGCGTCTACCCGCCGAGCGCGGGCAGCATCAAGGTGATCGGCCGCGACACCCGCGGCCTCGCCCCGCACGACATCGCGCACCTCGGCTGCGCCCGCACCTTCCAGAACATCCGGCTGTTCCGGGAGCTGACCGCCTTCGACAACGTCCGCATCGCCTGCCACCACCTGACCCGCGAGACGATGGCCGCCGCCGTCCGGCAGGGGGCGCTCTCGGAACAGGAGGAGAAGTGGATCGCGGAGCGCGCCGCGGAGCTGCTCGAGATCATGGGGCTGTCCCACCGCCGCGACGAGGTGGCGAAGAACCTTCCCTACGGCGAGCAGCGGAGGCTGGAGATCGCCCGCGCCCTCGCCACCGGGCCGCAGGTATTGCTCCTCGACGAACCCGCCGCGGGGACGAACACGCGGGAGAAGGCGGATTTGATGGCGCTGATCCGTTCGATCCGCGACCGCTTCGGAGTCGCCATCGTGCTCATCGAGCACGACATGAAGCTGGTGATGGGCGTCTCCGAGCGGATCCTGGTACTCGACCATGGCGTGACCATTGCCCAGGGCCTGCCGCGCGAGATCCAGAGCAACCCGAAGGTGATCGAGGCCTATCTCGGCGAGAAGTACGCGAAGGAGCACGCGGCGCAGATCGCGGCGGCCGGAGGCGGTAGTTAGATGGGCGAGACGCTGCTCGAGCTGCACGACCTCGACGTCCATTACGGCGCGATCCACGCGCTGCGCGGCATCTCCTTTCGCGTCGGACAGGGCGAGATCGTCACGCTGATCGGCGCCAACGGGGCCGGCAAGACCACGACGCTGCGGGCGGTGAGCGGAATGCTGCGCCCGAGCGGCGGCCAGATCCGCTACGACGGAACCGCGATCGCCGGCTTCAAGCCGCACCGGCTGGTCGCGCGCGGTCTCTGCCACGCGCCGGAAGGGCGCGGCATCTTTCCCAATCTGACCGTGACCGAGAACCTCAGCCTTGGTGCGTTCCTGCGGCGCGACGCGCAGGGGATCGCGCAGGACAAGGAGAAGGGTTTCGCCCTCTTCCCTATCCTCAGGGAACGCGCCTCGCAGATGGCGGGGACGCTGTCCGGCGGCGAGCAGCAGATGCTCGCCATCGCCCGCGCCCTCATGTCCCGTCCCCGGCTGCTGCTGCTCGACGAGCCGTCGCTGGGCCTCGCGCCCACCGTCGTGGAGACCATCTTCAGCATCATCCAGGAGATCAACAAGCAGGGCGTGACCATCCTCCTGGTCGAGCAGAACGCGCACCTGGCGTTGGGAATCGCAAACCACGGCTACGTCCTGGAGACGGGGACGGTGGTACAGAAGGGCACCGGAGCCGAGCTGCTGCGGTCGCCGGAGATCAGAAAGGCCTATCTGGGAGAATGACCGCCATGTGGCCGGTGACGATGGAGGATGTGCGAAGCGCGAGGGAGAGGATCCGCGACCGGCTCCCCCCGACGCCGCTGCGCCGGTATGCCCCGCTCGATGAAGCCGTCGGATACGGCATCCGCGTCTACGTCAAGCACGAGAACCACCAGCCGACGCA
The window above is part of the Deltaproteobacteria bacterium genome. Proteins encoded here:
- a CDS encoding response regulator; translated protein: MSAPRILVVDDNPELLTLLSSAFEEAGYLVQTASRGRTALDLARKQKPALAVLDVLLPDLMGYEVAEALKRLRVPFVFMSGVHKGGKAADTALHKYGALAFFEKPFERSALLDAVRKAVPVSGRGQERMAFDVESGPQVAEAAEAMQLTARIDLKSGSMQGTSPLQLRPMNREQVARMRGEPGRQPRVRAAQVNTGPIARASEPEPILQPLAEKDGIRRGDLKDNLPHLLAAFYNAKETGELGLMKGQVKKIIFFESGFPVFALSNLVADRLGQFLVRAGKIDEQTLKQAAEEASGSKRTGDVLIEMGALNEEERLYYVGQQIKSILYSVFAWEEGIFTLSFQARARKEAIKLDIHPANLIMRGVKKLYKPERLKRLMPQSARPTPSQEPSFNLSDVELQAWEAHLLPRCDGNRTVADLVKVAGKPENEVLGTLAALASLRVLDLR
- a CDS encoding branched-chain amino acid ABC transporter permease; amino-acid sequence: MIDFLQRLVDGVSLGAIYALIALGYTMVYGVLQLINFAHGDVFMLGAMMGWYMSAVWTGESRNPSIFGALAVTLFAMVACGAVGLLIERLAYRPLRGSPRLNALITAIGVSFFLEYGGQFLFGPNPRAFGVLPHRPATVVAGISIGYVDLVTIATSVVLMIVLQRIVFHSRIGTAMRAVSWNPSVAALMGVNIDLIISFTFGLGSVLAAVAGVLYASKYPSVHPLMGLMPGLKAFVAAVLGGIGNVPGAMLGGLLLGLAEQLVSGYTSSSWRDAVAFGILILILLVKPSGLLGRGAAEKV
- a CDS encoding branched-chain amino acid ABC transporter ATP-binding protein/permease, with the translated sequence MPFFGGSALRRTGKALRSWLPFFVAIPFLVLIEQEIELNPALRLEYAFQNINHIGIAVILAVSLNLVNGLTGQFSIGHAGFMAVGGYVSAVLLMRGPQEDPYRIFFIISALAGATAAAVAGWIVGKPSLRLRGDYLAIVTLGFGEIIRVIIENTPFFGGAIGLSPIPHRADFAWIWAVAIATILIAKRLRDSTHGRAFLSVREDEVAAEAMGIDTTGYKVRAFVISAFFAGIAGALSGAFEGNLAPQSFTFVRSFEVVAMVVLGGMGSITGSTIAAAVLTLLPEYLRAVANLRMVIYSIALIALMLLRPRGLLGTREIWDWWRKRRAPRPGGSREASEALIDVRNATIRFGGLTAVSDFSLEVKPRELVALIGPNGAGKTTVFNLLTGVYPPSAGSIKVIGRDTRGLAPHDIAHLGCARTFQNIRLFRELTAFDNVRIACHHLTRETMAAAVRQGALSEQEEKWIAERAAELLEIMGLSHRRDEVAKNLPYGEQRRLEIARALATGPQVLLLDEPAAGTNTREKADLMALIRSIRDRFGVAIVLIEHDMKLVMGVSERILVLDHGVTIAQGLPREIQSNPKVIEAYLGEKYAKEHAAQIAAAGGGS
- a CDS encoding ABC transporter ATP-binding protein, whose translation is MGETLLELHDLDVHYGAIHALRGISFRVGQGEIVTLIGANGAGKTTTLRAVSGMLRPSGGQIRYDGTAIAGFKPHRLVARGLCHAPEGRGIFPNLTVTENLSLGAFLRRDAQGIAQDKEKGFALFPILRERASQMAGTLSGGEQQMLAIARALMSRPRLLLLDEPSLGLAPTVVETIFSIIQEINKQGVTILLVEQNAHLALGIANHGYVLETGTVVQKGTGAELLRSPEIRKAYLGE